A region of the Pseudomonas sp. A34-9 genome:
TTTCGCAAGCAGGCCGATCCTCGGCCACACAGCAGAGCATTCAAACAGATGAATTTAGAAAATGCCCTCTAATGAGCGCAAGGCTCGGGCTAGAGCATCAGCTTGACGATCGACTCGTTCGGGTCGCGGGTTTTTCCGGCGGCTTTGAGCTCGGCCAGATAATCGGCCCAGAGTGCGTCATGACGTCGCCCCAGTTCGTAGAGATAGTCCCAGGTGAACAGGCCGCTGTCGTGACCATCGTCGAAGGTCAGTTTCAGTGCGTAGTGACCGGCCGGTTCCAGTTTGCTCAGACCGACGTTGATCTTGCCGAATTGCAGGATCGGTTTGCCGTGGCCCTGGACCTCGGCGGAGGGAGAATGCACGCGCAGGAATTCGGCGGGCAGGGTGAATTCCTCGCCGGACGCGTAAGTGAGCGTCAGGGTTTTCGAGGCTTTGTGCAGTTTGATGTCGGTAGGAATAGTAGTCATTGCAGGTCATCCGACTAGATGGAACACCCTGTAGGAGCTGCCGAAGGCTGCGATCTTTTGATCTTGTCTTTTAAAAATCAAAGTCAAAAGATCGCAGCCTGCGGCAGCTCCTACAGGGAAGGTGACCTACAGGATATAACGGGACAGGTCTTCGTTCTGCGCCAATTCGCCGAGGTGACCGTTGACGTATTCCGCGTCGATCAGAATCGGCTTCTCATCGTGCGTGCTGGCCAGATCACCGGCGCTGAACGACACCTCTTCAAGCAGACGCTCGAGCAGCGTGTGCAGGCGACGGGCACCAATGTTCTCGGTCTTCTCGTTGACCTGCCAGGCGATCTCCGCCAGACGCTTGATGCCTTCGGGCTGGAACTGGATGTTCAGGCCTTCGGTTTTCAGCAGCGCGCAATATTGCTCGGTGAGCGAGGCATGCGGTTCGCTGAGGATACGTTCGAAGTCCGACGGGCTCAGCGCTTTGAGTTCAACGCGGATCGGCAGACGACCTTGCAGCTCAGGCACCAGGTCGCTCGGCTTGCTCAGGTGGAACGCGCCGGACGCGATGAACAGGATGTGGTCAGTCTTGACCATGCCCAGTTTGGTGTTGACGGTGCAGCCTTCGATCAGCGGCAGCAGGTCGCGCTGCACGCCTTCACGGGAGACATCGGCGCCGCCGACGTTGCCGCGCTTGGCGACTTTGTCGATCTCGTCGATGAACACGATACCGTGCTGTTCAACCGCTTCCAGCGCCTTGGCTTTCAGCTCTTCTTCGTTGACCAGACGCCCGGCTTCTTCGTCGCGCACCAGCTTGAGCGCTTCTTTGACCTTGAGCTTGCGCGCCTTCTTCTTGCCCTTGCCCATGTTGGCAAACAGCGATTGCAGCTGGTTGGTCATCTCTTCCATGCCGGGCGGCGTGGCGATTTCGATGCCGGCCACTTCGGCGACTTCGATCTCGATTTCCTTGTCATCCAGCTGACCTTCGCGCAGGCGCTTGCGGAACAGCTGACGGGTGTTGGAGTCGCTGCTAGGCGCTTCTTCATTGCTGAAGCCCATGCGCGCCGGCGGCAGCAGTGCGTCGAGGATACGATCCTCGGCAGCGTCTTCGGCACGGTGGCGCACGCGGGTCATTTCCTGCTCGCGCAGCATCTTGATCGCAGCGTCGGCCAGATCACGAATGATCGATTCGACGTCACGACCGACGTAGCCGACTTCGGTGAACTTGGTCGCTTCGACCTTGATGAACGGCGCGTTGGCCAGTTTCGCCAGGCGACGGGCGATCTCGGTTTTACCGACACCGGTCGGGCCGATCATCAGGATGTTCTTCGGGGTCACTTCAACACGCAGCTCTTCAGGCAGCTGCATGCGGCGCCAGCGGTTGCGCAAGGCAATCGCGACGGCGCGCTTGGCATCGTCCTGGCCGATGATGTGGCGGTTGAGTTCGTGGACGATTTCGCGGGGAGTCATGGACATAGTAGTTGGCGGTCCTCAAGCACAAACAAGCCGTGGCACGCTGGCCAAGACAGGCTTATTCGGCGAGATCCTGCTCCTCAATGGTCTGAGTGTGGTTGGTGAATACACAGATGTCGCCGGCGATGCCGAGAGCGGTTTCGACGATTTCGCGGGCCGACAGGTCGGTCTTTTTCAGCAGGGCGCTGGCCGCAGCCTGCGCATAGGCGCCGCCGGAACCCATGGCGATCAGGCCATCTTCGGGTTCGACCACGTCACCGTTGCCGGTGATGATCAGCGAGGCGTCTTTGTTGGCAACCGCGAGCATGGCTTCGAGGCGGCTCAGGGAGCGGTCGGTGCGCCATTCTTTGGCGAGTTCGACAGCGGCGCGTACCAGGTGGCCCTGGTGTTTTTCAAGCTGGCCTTCGAAACGTTCGAAGAGGGTAAAGGCGTCGGCGGTGGCACCGGCAAAACCGGCGATGACCTGGCCGTGGTACAGGCGACGAACTTTTTTCGCGTTGCCTTTCATCACGGTATTGCCGAGAGAAACCTGGCCGTCGCCGCCCATGACGACTTTGCCGTGACGGCGGACTGAAACGATGGTGGTCAAGGGAAGAGTCTCCACACAGCGGGGCGAAAGTGCCTTATGCCCATTCATATGGGGGTGCTGGAGAGGATTTCAACCGTAGCGCGGGAGAGGAGACGAGCGGCGTGTTGCACCTGATCGTCCCCACGCTCCGCGTGGGAATGCAGCCCGGGACGCTCCGCGTCCCTTAACCGCTGGGACGCTGAGCGTCCCTTGAGGCATTCCCACGCAGAGCGTGGGAACGATCGGCCGAGGGTCAGCGGCTCTGGCGTTGTTGTAACAACAGGTTGCTGAAGCCGGCACCGGCCAGTTGTTTCTGTGCCGTGGTCAGCTGTTCGCGGTTGCTGAACGGGCCGACCAACACGCGGTACCAGGTTTCATCCTTCACTGTGCCGGACTCAACCGCGACCGCCTGACCGAGCAGAATGATCTGCGCGCGGACCTTGTCGGCATCGGTTTCCTTGCGGAACGAGCCGGCCTGCAAGAAGAACTTGGTCACCGGCGCGGCTTTGCTCACCGGTGGCGCTGGCGGCGGGGTAATCCCGGCCAAGGCTGCCTGAGCGCGCGCGGTGTCGATCTTCGCCGCTTCTGCCGGTGTCACCGGCGTGGTCGGGATGGCCGGCACTTGTGGCGTCGGCAAGGTCTTCTCCGGCACGGCGTCCGGCGGCACGATCACTTCCGATTCCGGCAGCAGGGTGTAGAAGTCGTACTTCGGCTTCACCGGTTGCGTCGGGCTCGGCGGGGTCTTGTTGGCCTCGGCGATCTTCGACGCTTTCTGTTGTTGCGCCTGTTCGACTTTCTCGCGCTTGACCGTGTCGCTGCCCTTGCCCGGCTCGAGCTTCATCAGAAATACGATGAACGCGCCGACCGTCAGGCCGATGGCCATCCACAGCCAGCCCGGAATCGGTTGCTTCGCAGGAGCTTGGTAACGGCTGGCGCCACGCTTGGGTGCAGGTTTTTTCTTGGCAGCCAACTTACATACGCTCCAGAGTTTCCAGACCCAACAGCTCCAGGCCTTGCTTGAGGGTGCGACCGGTCAGCGCGGCCAGACGCAGACGGCTCTGCATTTGGGCCGGGGTCTTGGCGGCGAGGATCGGGCAGTTCTCGTAGAAGCTGGAGAACAGACCGGCAACGTCGTACAGGTAGGTGCAGAGAATGTGCGGCGTGCCTTTGTCGGACACGTTATTCAGCACTTCGCCGAATTGCGCCAGTTTCGCTGCCAACTCTTGCTCGTGCGCCGCTTCGAGAACGATCTGGCCATCGACTTCGCTGAAGTCCTTGCCCAGTTTGCGGAACACACCGGCGACACGGGTGTAGGCATACAGCAGGTACGGTGCGGTGTTGC
Encoded here:
- the hslV gene encoding ATP-dependent protease subunit HslV — protein: MTTIVSVRRHGKVVMGGDGQVSLGNTVMKGNAKKVRRLYHGQVIAGFAGATADAFTLFERFEGQLEKHQGHLVRAAVELAKEWRTDRSLSRLEAMLAVANKDASLIITGNGDVVEPEDGLIAMGSGGAYAQAAASALLKKTDLSAREIVETALGIAGDICVFTNHTQTIEEQDLAE
- a CDS encoding SPOR domain-containing protein encodes the protein MAAKKKPAPKRGASRYQAPAKQPIPGWLWMAIGLTVGAFIVFLMKLEPGKGSDTVKREKVEQAQQQKASKIAEANKTPPSPTQPVKPKYDFYTLLPESEVIVPPDAVPEKTLPTPQVPAIPTTPVTPAEAAKIDTARAQAALAGITPPPAPPVSKAAPVTKFFLQAGSFRKETDADKVRAQIILLGQAVAVESGTVKDETWYRVLVGPFSNREQLTTAQKQLAGAGFSNLLLQQRQSR
- the hslU gene encoding ATP-dependent protease ATPase subunit HslU; this translates as MSMTPREIVHELNRHIIGQDDAKRAVAIALRNRWRRMQLPEELRVEVTPKNILMIGPTGVGKTEIARRLAKLANAPFIKVEATKFTEVGYVGRDVESIIRDLADAAIKMLREQEMTRVRHRAEDAAEDRILDALLPPARMGFSNEEAPSSDSNTRQLFRKRLREGQLDDKEIEIEVAEVAGIEIATPPGMEEMTNQLQSLFANMGKGKKKARKLKVKEALKLVRDEEAGRLVNEEELKAKALEAVEQHGIVFIDEIDKVAKRGNVGGADVSREGVQRDLLPLIEGCTVNTKLGMVKTDHILFIASGAFHLSKPSDLVPELQGRLPIRVELKALSPSDFERILSEPHASLTEQYCALLKTEGLNIQFQPEGIKRLAEIAWQVNEKTENIGARRLHTLLERLLEEVSFSAGDLASTHDEKPILIDAEYVNGHLGELAQNEDLSRYIL
- a CDS encoding DUF971 domain-containing protein, producing the protein MTTIPTDIKLHKASKTLTLTYASGEEFTLPAEFLRVHSPSAEVQGHGKPILQFGKINVGLSKLEPAGHYALKLTFDDGHDSGLFTWDYLYELGRRHDALWADYLAELKAAGKTRDPNESIVKLML